A single window of Zootoca vivipara chromosome 17, rZooViv1.1, whole genome shotgun sequence DNA harbors:
- the DYNLL1 gene encoding dynein light chain 1, cytoplasmic, with protein sequence MSDRKAVIKNADMSEEMQQDSVECATQALEKYNIEKDIAAHIKKEFDKKYNPTWHCIVGRNFGSYVTHETKHFIYFYLGQVAILLFKSG encoded by the exons ATGAGTGATCGAAAGGCCGTGATAAAGAATGCAGATATGTCTGAGGAGATGCAGCAGGACTCCGTGGAGTGTGCTACACAGGCCTTGGAAAAATACAACATTGAGAAAGATATTGCTGCCCACATAAAGAAG GAGTTTGACAAGAAATACAATCCTACTTGGCACTGCATTGTGGGAAGAAATTTTGGCAGCTATGTGACTCATGAGACCAAACACTTCATCTACTTCTACCTGGGTCAAGTTGCCATTCTCCTCTTCAAATCCGGTTAG